TCCAAAAAATTGTGGTCATAGCCAAAACCTATCAAGTAGTCATTGTTACTTAAATTGTTTTTATTTTTAAAGTCTTTTAGTATATTTATTATATCATCATAATTTTTAGCATTTGATAAGTCTGCCGTTAATGAAGTCTGCGCAAGAGCAGTGATATGACTGTGCGAATCGATAAAAGAAGGCATAAGACATTTCTGACCTAAGTCTGTAACTATCGTATCTTTGTCTTTCAGTTTTATAATATCGTTATAATCACCTGTAGCTGATATTTTATTATTGTCAATTAGTACCGCCTGAGTGTATAATTTATTCTCCATAGTAACTATGTTGTCGCCGTAATAAATTTTTTTCATGTTATCCTCCATTATTATCTTTATTATAACCCATATTTTATAATATACATTTTACTTTAATAAAAATATTTATATGTTATTATAAAATAAAAAGGAATGAGCAATATTATGAGAGATAAGATAAAGACGGTAGGTAATTTGATAGATAAAGCAAGTGTGGCATTTATAGCAAGTATAGATGAAGATGGTTTCCCGAATATGAAAGCTATGCTGGTTCCGAGGATAAGACAAGACATTAAGACATTTTATTTTACTACAAATACTTCATCAATGAGAGTCAGACAATATCTGAAAAATGATAAGGCAAGTATTTATTTTTATGATAAAAGGTTTTTCAGAGGAGTTATGCTTGTAGGGAATATGGAAGTTTTTACAGATAAGGACAGTAAAGAACTGATATGGCGTGAGGGAGATGAAATGTATTATCCGAAAGGTGTTACAGACGAAGATTATGCGGTCTTAAGATTTACTGCATTTAAGGGTCGTTATTATAGAAATTTTTCAAGCGAAGATTTTAATATCGAATAATAATAAAAAAGCACTTTAAGTTGTCTTTTTATTTTACTATTTTTATATATTTACTGCTTATATAACCGCTGTATTTTTTCTTCCCTTTTGTAAAAGAAATCCTATACCATTTCTTTCCTTTTTTATCCTTTTTATATCCCGTTACTTTTACCTTTTTGTTTTTAGAAACTTTAGTAACTTTTTTATAGTTAGTACCTGCATTTTGCCTTACATAAACTTTTGAAGCTTTGATAATCCCATCAGCCTTCATTGATACCAATGTCTTTTTAACTGCTTTAGCTTTTAATGTAGGTGAATAACCTCCAAAATATAAAGATCCATTTAAAGTTCTATAAGCTCTTACTTTATATTTATAGGTTTTATTTTTAGATACTTTTTTATCTTGATATTTATTAGTTTTAAGTGTTTTATAATGTACATATCTTTTTTTCTTTGGTGAATATTTATACAGTCTATATCCGCTTGCTCCTGTTATTTTAGACCATGATAAATTGATTTTTTTTGTTGTAGATGTAGTAACTTTTAATGTTTTTACTTTTTTAGGGTCAGTAGTAACTTTTAATTGTTCAGACATCTTTCCATAGTTGTACTTTTCGTTTTCAAGTGTATAGCTTCTTATTTTATAATAGTATGTCGTTGCAGATTTTAGTTTTGTATTAGTCCAAGTTGTCGTTACATTGTTTTTTATATTTTTAATTTGTTCATATTTCTTGGATGTAGGATTATATCTGTAAATTATATAGCCGTCTGCATTGGATATTTTAGTCCAAGACATTTTTATTTTACTATCGCTATTCCCCAAATATTTAAGTGTTTTTGCAGAGTACCAGAAATTCATGTCCACTCTTCCAGAGATACCGCTTACTTTTCCGTCGGATGAATACTGCCAAAATGTATAATCTCCGTTATAAGAAGTACTTGTGCTGTAATGAGCGAGCCACACAGCATATTTTGCGTCTATAGTTTCTTTATTTAAACTGTAATTTAACATACTGTAGTTTGCATATAACATTGGAGTATATCCTGCGGCTTTTATCGTATTTAAAAATTCCATGCAGATATTTGTTGCAGCTGTTTTAGATAGTTTTGCTTGGGTGAGTCTTCCGGAAGATCCTCCAGAGTATTCATAGTCCATTACTACAGGAAGGTCCATTTTATATCCTTTTATTTTATTTAATGTATAATTTGCTTCCTGTCTTGCTTCTGCTTTTGTTATAGCCTGTGAAAAGAAATAAACACCCACTTTTATGCCTGCCGCTTTTGCTCCGTTTATATTTTTTACAAACATGCTGTCATCAAAAATAGTTCCGCTTTTACCGTATCCTCTTGCGGCAACTCTAATAAATACATACTTTATACCCGCATTTTTTACTTTGGTCCAGTTTATATTATTATTCCAAACAGATACATCAATACCATTTACAATCACACTGCCGTCAAACTTACTGTTATGAGTGTATGTTTTGCCGGTAAAGTTACTTTTGGTTTTCGTACTCATTGTACTTTTCATAGAACCACCGCCATAAAAGTCCTTTGAAATATTTCCCTTTGCTCTGAATTGTTCCGGGTCGTCAACTGCTGTTTTTACTGTTTTGGTGTTTGCATTAGTGTTTTTTTCGCTTGCAGCTATGGGAGTAACCACTATGCTCATTATAAACATCAATGACAAGATAAATGATAGTATTTTTTTCATATTTCCTCACTTTAATCCTAATAATCTATAATTTCTATATTTTATATGATAAGTATAGCATAATATCTTATTAAGTGTGCAATATAAATATAATTTAAATATTGTATGTTTTGATTTTTCTTATAATGAGAAATGAATTTTGATATTTACTTGAAGTAATTATTATACTTTTACAGTCCTCTCATATATTCTTCTTTTATATATTCTTTTCCTTCCAGTGCGGCATTTAATTTATTAATAAGTTCTTTTTTATCTTTATTTAAAGTTCCCTTTAAATTTACGTAATTGGAAGCGTGGTTTGCTCTGAATACTGCATTATCACAATTTAGATTTTCAATGAGCAATTTTGTTTCTTTTAAGATGTCATATGGATCCATTACTTTAAACGTACCTTTTTTTATTTCATTCTCTAAAGGTACTCCCGGTTCTATCATCAAAGTAAGAAGTCCTATATATTGTGGGTTCATTTTTGATAAAGTTTTTCCTGTTTCTACTGCATGTTCTTCCCATAATTCATATCCTCCAAGTCCCGATATAGCAGTGACGGATAACATGATACCTGCATTATGGATTTTATTTGCGGCCTCGATCATTTCTTTTGACGTGACACCTTTTTTTACTCTTTTAAGTATCTTGTCGCTTCCGGATTCAAGCCCCAGATAAACCATTTTCAGTCCTTTATCCTTAAGTGTTTTTAGCTCTTCTTCGGATTTTAAGAGTATACTTTTTGCTGAAGCATAGCAAGAGATTTGTTTACATTCAGGGAAATATTCTTTTATAAAATCCAGTATTTTTATAAGCATATCAGCTTTGCATATCAGTGCATCTCCGTCCGCTAAAAATATTTTACTTATATTTTTATATAATTCTCTTGCTTCTTTAAAATCTGTTAAAATTTCATCTATATTTCTAATATGAAAATTTTTATCTTTGTACATACTGCAAAATGTACATCCATTTTGACTGCAGCCTATAGTTACCTGTACTATCAAACTTCCCGCTTCGCTGGGAGGTCTGTATACTATTCCTTGATAATTCATTTAGTTCTCCTTTTTATCTATAAAAAAGAAAGTGAGAAAACACTTTCTTTTAGTAATATATTTCTTCTTTTGTTTCTTTTTCTGCTTTTTCGCCCATTAGCTCTTTTAAGATAGCAAATCCAAAGTCGATGGTAGCCGCGGCACTTCTTCCCGTAATGATTTTACCGTCCGTAACCACGTACTTATCTATATATGTCCCTCCGAAATCTTCGTTCATTGAAGTGAAGCAGGTATAATTTTTATTTTTAAGGTATCCTGCTCTTCCGAGTATTGTAGGACCTGCGCAAATTGCACACATATATTTATCTTTTTTACTGAACGACTTGATTAAATTTTGTACTTTAGTACTTGCCTCTATAGCAACGTATTCGGGACCTCCCGGAAGTATCAATGCTTCATAGTCTTCTTCTTTTATTTGGGAAAATGGTTTTAGATTAGTGCATGTGATCCCAAATCTGCCTGTCGCATCTTTATCGAGAAGTGAATATACATCTACGTCTACGCTGCCTCTTCTTAGAATGGCGAATGTTCCTATAGCTTCTATTTCTTCAAATCCGTCTGTTATTATCATACAAACTTTCATATTTATTCTCCTTTTATTTAAACTTATTTATTATTTATGTTGTTTATATATTATAACACTTATTTAAGTTTTAATATAATAGAAGTTGAAGTTTCATTGAATGTTCATATTGATATATTATTTCCCGCCGTAGATTATTTTATCGTTTTGAGTAATGATAGGGGAGAGTTCTGTTTTATCTCCGTAAATATCATTCCTCGACAGTAAATAATTTATAAGCTGCTTTTTGCTATTGAACTTAGTTATTTGATAAGGTGCTTCCGGTCCGAACTTTTCCAAGAACAGTAAACTTTTATTGTTTTTTATAAGTACTCCCGTATGTCCAATAAACCTTAGATTATCAGAAGGGGAATGCATGTATAGTGATATAAGAGATATATTACTTTTCTTGAACTTGATATTCTTTGATTTGAATGATTTAAGTATTTTTTGTTTGTGCTGTTTTAATGTTTTTGTTCCTTTTACATTAACGGAATTAAACAATATAGTATATTTTTTCTTATCACTTTTGGTCATTTTAAACTGCGGAGCGTTTTCTATCGCATCTACATCGAACATCATAAATGTATCATTATGATTTGCCTTCCCTTTGGTTTTAATCAAATTTTATATAATAAGAATGCACTCATCCTGCAGTTTACCTCTGGAGCAAAATCTCCGTTTTTTAGTTTCTTTGATTTAAATGTAAAGTTATCATAATTTACGGCTTTACCGTCCGTTTTTATAAATTCTTTTGCTTTAAGCTTAGATGAACGTTTATATAAATCATTTACCCACTTAAAATATTTAACTGTTTGCTTTTTGGATACCTTGTTTTTGATTAATATTTTAGATACTTTAGTTTGTGCAGTTTTACTTAACATATTAGAGTAAGTAATAGGCTTGCTTTTAGCTCGGACATCATTTTTCGGCACTGATAAAATACTTACCGCACAAATTAAAGCCAATGCAGCGGCGATACTTTTTAAATATTTTTTCCTCATTTGTATACTCCTTTTTTCTGATTTTTTCAAAGTCTATCAGATGTAAGGTTTGGTATCAATGCTTGTCCGTCCTTATTAATATAATCTTCATATATTTAATAATTTCTTAAAATATTGTGATGTTGATATAAATAGATTTATTTAATAAAAAAAGAAAGTCATCAGACTTTCTTTTAAATATTAACAACTTTGATTGGCTCTTTTATTTTTATAATTTCCGTTTGTTCTTTTCTTATTCCTGTTTGAATTTTTACTTGATGATGTTCTTCTGTTATTTTCATAGAATATTAAATCATCTTTTAAAGACTTGTTTCCATATGATTTTTGTTTTTTTCTTCTTGCATTATTTTTATTACCGTCGTTATATCTTTTTGTTTCTTTGTTTATGGAAATATCTTCGATCTTTACGATATTTTCTTTTGTTTCGCCAAAGTATAAGTTTAAGGCAGCTTTTGCTATTTGGTTTTCACTGTATCCCAAGTCTTTTAAGTCAGATATCATTTCATCGTGTGAATTATTTTCTCTTTTAAGTGCGCTTATTATAACTGACATATTGTCTTTAGAATTCTTTGAGTTTATATCGTTCTTTGTAGGTATATCTAACTTTTTGATTTTTGAGTTGGTTTCTTTTAATATCATTTTAAGGTCGGTAACTTGTTTTCTATTATTTGTCATTGTAATAGAAGTTCCTGTTTTTCCGCCTCTTGCGGTCCTTCCTATTCTATGGATATAGTATTCGGAATTTTGAGGTATGTCATAATTTATAACATATTCAACGTCTTTTACATCTATTCCTCTTGCCGCAACATCTGTCGCAACCAGTATTGGAGTTTTTGCATTTTTGAAATTAGACATTACTCTGCTTCTTTCGTTTTGTCTTATATCACCATGAAGACATTCTGCACTAAATCCATTTTTACGAAGGAACTTTGTAAGGTCGTCTACCATACGCTTTGTATTGCAGAAAATGATTGTAAGCTTCGAACCGTAGTAGTGAAGGAGAAGATTTAATACTTCTTTTTTCTTTCCTTTTGGTACATCTATATAATTTTGAGCTATTTTATTTACTGTCACTTGTTCCTTATCGATTTGAATAAGTAATGGATTTTTTAAGAATGTATCTATGATATTCATTATTGCAGGCGGCATTGTTGCGGAAAACAGTACAGTCTGTCTTGTGTCCGGTGCGGTTTTTAAAATCGTATCTATATCTTCTTTGAAACCCATGCTTAACATTTCGTCTGCTTCATCAAGTACGACCATTTTTATGTTTTGTAGTTTTAAAGTACGTCTTTTAAGATGATCTTTGATCCTTCCGGGTGTACCGATTACGATATGAGCTTTTTTAAGTTTTGAAATTTGTCTTTCCATTGATACACCGCCGTATATATCTACGACTTTTATTTCAGGCATATATTTGGTAAGTTTCTTTATTTCTGCATATCCTTGCTGTGCCAATTCTCTTGTAGGACAGATTATCAAAACCTGTGCGGTTGGTTTTTCTTGTTCTATGTCTATTTTTTCAATGGCAGGAATTGCAAATGCTATTGTTTTTCCTGTTCCTGTCTGTGATTTTCCTATAACATCAACTCCACTTCTTATTGCGGGGATCGCTTTATTTTGGATATCTGTGGGATTTGTAAATCCCATTTCATCTAATACTCGATTTATATCTAAGTTTATTTCGAGCTCAGAAAATGTAGTTTTGTTCATTTATTTCCTCCTGTACACTTACCTGCAAAATAAAAAACGAGGTACACTCCTCGTTTAATTTTATATTTTTATATAAATTGCAATACGCGTAAATGTTTATTCAGTATATCATAATAGTAATAAAAAAGCAACTTTCTTTTGATTTTATATTTTAATGTCTGATTGAAATGTGATTTTTACATCATTATTATTTTTTAATATGTCTGATAATTTTTCTTTGTCTTCTATATACCCTAGCCTTGTATATTTATTAAATGTCTCAAAATCTTTATAAAATATAACGATGCAGTCAGAACCGTAGAGCATTATATCTCCCGATTTAATATTTTTTATATCCTCTTCATCTTGAGTAAGGGATGAAGATATATAATAATATTTTTCATTTCAGTTCATTTCGTTCATATTTATCGTCATGGGAAATTGGTTTATTAGCTCTTCGGTGGAGTCACTTGTATACAGTTTTGCAGAAAATGTGTTATTGTTTATGAAAATATCAACAGGTATCAACTCTTTGTTATTTTTCTTGTTATTTTCATATGCTAAATTTTCTGATACGGAAGGGCTGTTATTTTCTTTTCTTTGGTTTTTGTCTGTGCAGTTTTTATTGCAAGCCGTAAGAGATAATGCTATGAATATTATCAAGATTAAAGAAATTAATATTTTTGTATTTTTCATTTATTATTTACCTTTAAACATTTTTACCCATATCATATGCTGATTTAAGAATATCGGATAAAGCACTGATACTTGAGGATTCGTCTGCCCCCGTACCTTTAATGACACCTTTTAGACTTGCTTTTTCAAAGCAGTCGATCCAGCCTTGTAATCCTTTTAACGCCCCGTCCATTGACCTTTTGTCCGTGTCTGCCGAAGCAGCCAATAAGTATATGTCTCTAAATGAATAGTCTGAGGGGAACAAAGGATTAGACCTGTCAAGCAATACTTTCATTTGTCCCGACATTTCATAGAAATATATAGGTGTTGAAAAGACAATTACATCTGACGTTAACATTTTATCTATTATTTCCTTAACCTCATCATTGATTATACATTTTTGAGTTTTTTGACAGGCTAAACAACCTATGCAAAAATTTATTTTCTTATCTTTTAAGCTTATTATTTCAACCTCATTTTCTGCTTCAACCGCACCTTTCTTGAATTCCTCTGCAAGGATTTGTGAATTACTGTTTTTTCTGAGGCTTGTTGAAATAATCAAAACTTTTTTATTCATATTAATTCTCCTGTTTATTTTTTATCTATACTCTTAATGACTTTTGCGGGAACTCCGCCTTCAATAACATTTTGCGGAACGTCTTTGGTGACTACCGCACCTGCGGCTATTACCGAATTATCTCCTATGGTTACTCCGGGAACGATTGTCGCATTAGCACCTATCCATACATTTTTTCCTATTACAACTTTAGACGGATGTGTGGTGCTTCTTTCTTTGGGATTAAAATCATGATTAAGTGTGGCTATTACTACATTATGCCCAATAAAGGCTCCGTCACCGATCGTGATACCTCCTTGGTCCTGAAAGCAGCAGCCTGAATTTATGAAGACATTTTTACCGATGGTTATATTTTTCCCGCAGTCTGTGTAGAAAGGCGGGAACATTCCGAAGCTGTCGTCCACGGGTTTACCTGTAAGCTCGGAAAACAGTTCACGAATTTCTCTAGGTGTATTGTAAGAATTGTTTAGCTTTGTTGTGATTTTCATGGCTTCGTTACTAAGTTTTATCATATATTCATGAGTATTGGAGGCCTTCGGTATGGGTAACTCGTCATTTACGTGTT
The DNA window shown above is from Anaerofustis stercorihominis DSM 17244 and carries:
- a CDS encoding pyridoxamine 5'-phosphate oxidase family protein produces the protein MRDKIKTVGNLIDKASVAFIASIDEDGFPNMKAMLVPRIRQDIKTFYFTTNTSSMRVRQYLKNDKASIYFYDKRFFRGVMLVGNMEVFTDKDSKELIWREGDEMYYPKGVTDEDYAVLRFTAFKGRYYRNFSSEDFNIE
- a CDS encoding GH25 family lysozyme, coding for MKKILSFILSLMFIMSIVVTPIAASEKNTNANTKTVKTAVDDPEQFRAKGNISKDFYGGGSMKSTMSTKTKSNFTGKTYTHNSKFDGSVIVNGIDVSVWNNNINWTKVKNAGIKYVFIRVAARGYGKSGTIFDDSMFVKNINGAKAAGIKVGVYFFSQAITKAEARQEANYTLNKIKGYKMDLPVVMDYEYSGGSSGRLTQAKLSKTAATNICMEFLNTIKAAGYTPMLYANYSMLNYSLNKETIDAKYAVWLAHYSTSTSYNGDYTFWQYSSDGKVSGISGRVDMNFWYSAKTLKYLGNSDSKIKMSWTKISNADGYIIYRYNPTSKKYEQIKNIKNNVTTTWTNTKLKSATTYYYKIRSYTLENEKYNYGKMSEQLKVTTDPKKVKTLKVTTSTTKKINLSWSKITGASGYRLYKYSPKKKRYVHYKTLKTNKYQDKKVSKNKTYKYKVRAYRTLNGSLYFGGYSPTLKAKAVKKTLVSMKADGIIKASKVYVRQNAGTNYKKVTKVSKNKKVKVTGYKKDKKGKKWYRISFTKGKKKYSGYISSKYIKIVK
- a CDS encoding radical SAM protein — encoded protein: MNYQGIVYRPPSEAGSLIVQVTIGCSQNGCTFCSMYKDKNFHIRNIDEILTDFKEARELYKNISKIFLADGDALICKADMLIKILDFIKEYFPECKQISCYASAKSILLKSEEELKTLKDKGLKMVYLGLESGSDKILKRVKKGVTSKEMIEAANKIHNAGIMLSVTAISGLGGYELWEEHAVETGKTLSKMNPQYIGLLTLMIEPGVPLENEIKKGTFKVMDPYDILKETKLLIENLNCDNAVFRANHASNYVNLKGTLNKDKKELINKLNAALEGKEYIKEEYMRGL
- a CDS encoding DJ-1/PfpI family protein; the encoded protein is MKVCMIITDGFEEIEAIGTFAILRRGSVDVDVYSLLDKDATGRFGITCTNLKPFSQIKEEDYEALILPGGPEYVAIEASTKVQNLIKSFSKKDKYMCAICAGPTILGRAGYLKNKNYTCFTSMNEDFGGTYIDKYVVTDGKIITGRSAAATIDFGFAILKELMGEKAEKETKEEIYY
- a CDS encoding DUF4300 family protein, with translation MMFDVDAIENAPQFKMTKSDKKKYTILFNSVNVKGTKTLKQHKQKILKSFKSKNIKFKKSNISLISLYMHSPSDNLRFIGHTGVLIKNNKSLLFLEKFGPEAPYQITKFNSKKQLINYLLSRNDIYGDKTELSPIITQNDKIIYGGK
- a CDS encoding DUF4300 family protein; this encodes MRKKYLKSIAAALALICAVSILSVPKNDVRAKSKPITYSNMLSKTAQTKVSKILIKNKVSKKQTVKYFKWVNDLYKRSSKLKAKEFIKTDGKAVNYDNFTFKSKKLKNGDFAPEVNCRMSAFLLYKI
- a CDS encoding DEAD/DEAH box helicase, whose protein sequence is MNKTTFSELEINLDINRVLDEMGFTNPTDIQNKAIPAIRSGVDVIGKSQTGTGKTIAFAIPAIEKIDIEQEKPTAQVLIICPTRELAQQGYAEIKKLTKYMPEIKVVDIYGGVSMERQISKLKKAHIVIGTPGRIKDHLKRRTLKLQNIKMVVLDEADEMLSMGFKEDIDTILKTAPDTRQTVLFSATMPPAIMNIIDTFLKNPLLIQIDKEQVTVNKIAQNYIDVPKGKKKEVLNLLLHYYGSKLTIIFCNTKRMVDDLTKFLRKNGFSAECLHGDIRQNERSRVMSNFKNAKTPILVATDVAARGIDVKDVEYVINYDIPQNSEYYIHRIGRTARGGKTGTSITMTNNRKQVTDLKMILKETNSKIKKLDIPTKNDINSKNSKDNMSVIISALKRENNSHDEMISDLKDLGYSENQIAKAALNLYFGETKENIVKIEDISINKETKRYNDGNKNNARRKKQKSYGNKSLKDDLIFYENNRRTSSSKNSNRNKKRTNGNYKNKRANQSC
- a CDS encoding flavodoxin family protein is translated as MNKKVLIISTSLRKNSNSQILAEEFKKGAVEAENEVEIISLKDKKINFCIGCLACQKTQKCIINDEVKEIIDKMLTSDVIVFSTPIYFYEMSGQMKVLLDRSNPLFPSDYSFRDIYLLAASADTDKRSMDGALKGLQGWIDCFEKASLKGVIKGTGADESSSISALSDILKSAYDMGKNV
- a CDS encoding sugar O-acetyltransferase; the protein is MDLEKFLEHVNDELPIPKASNTHEYMIKLSNEAMKITTKLNNSYNTPREIRELFSELTGKPVDDSFGMFPPFYTDCGKNITIGKNVFINSGCCFQDQGGITIGDGAFIGHNVVIATLNHDFNPKERSTTHPSKVVIGKNVWIGANATIVPGVTIGDNSVIAAGAVVTKDVPQNVIEGGVPAKVIKSIDKK